The following coding sequences are from one Shewanella eurypsychrophilus window:
- the rsmE gene encoding 16S rRNA (uracil(1498)-N(3))-methyltransferase, with translation MRIPRIYQDSPLVVTETLALDDEAASHIGRVLRMSPGEQVCLFNGGDEDFLAEIISASKKNVSVKVLSSSTNNSESPLHIHLGQVISRGDRMDFTIQKSVELGVSTITPLFSERCGVKLSGERLEKKIHQWQKIVIGACEQSGRSRVPEIRPAMSLEAWCGEQTDALKLNLHPRAAHGIGGLALEISKVRLLIGPEGGLSENEILKTEQDAFTDVLLGPRVLRTETAALTAISALQLKFGDL, from the coding sequence ATGAGAATCCCAAGAATTTATCAAGACTCCCCACTAGTCGTTACTGAAACACTAGCACTGGATGACGAAGCCGCGTCACATATCGGCCGTGTATTAAGAATGAGCCCAGGTGAACAAGTGTGTCTGTTCAATGGCGGCGATGAAGACTTCTTAGCGGAAATAATCTCTGCAAGTAAGAAAAACGTCTCCGTTAAGGTCCTATCTTCGAGCACGAATAATAGTGAATCGCCTCTGCATATTCACCTAGGCCAAGTGATCTCACGTGGCGACCGTATGGACTTTACGATTCAGAAGTCTGTTGAATTAGGCGTCAGTACTATCACTCCTCTTTTTTCTGAGCGTTGCGGTGTTAAACTCTCCGGCGAACGTTTAGAAAAGAAGATCCATCAGTGGCAGAAGATTGTCATCGGCGCTTGTGAACAGTCGGGCCGCAGTCGAGTGCCAGAAATCAGGCCCGCCATGTCATTAGAAGCCTGGTGCGGTGAACAGACAGACGCGCTTAAATTAAATTTGCACCCGAGAGCCGCTCACGGTATCGGCGGCCTAGCGCTTGAAATATCTAAAGTTAGACTGTTAATTGGTCCAGAAGGCGGACTCTCGGAAAACGAAATATTAAAGACAGAACAAGATGCGTTCACTGATGTGTTATTAGGCCCTAGGGTGCTCAGAACAGAAACCGCCGCACTCACAGCCATTAGTGCATTACAGCTCAAATTCGGTGACTTATAG
- a CDS encoding LysR family transcriptional regulator, with translation MPDLNGMMLFAAVVRAKGFSKAARETGMPKSTISRKVAQLEEQLGVRLLQRDTRNLSLTQVGALFYQHCTSIRDEIEAAKATIENTHNDVSGSLRIAIPVSFSQKIIANLCSSFMRLYPNIELDIQFTDSEVGLVGEGYDIAIKYGPLQSSDLVARLLFERQPILVASPGYLKTNGTPATPKELIAHSGILLGTSRSAPIWPLGKGAKKTMVSFKRKVRVNSAIMVKQLAQDDFGIAMLSNSVCKNELASGTLVPILQEWPIEAFKVYGVYSSRRQLATNISVFLDFFTKRFSSHESIQSLRM, from the coding sequence ATGCCAGATCTTAACGGTATGATGCTGTTTGCCGCGGTAGTTAGAGCTAAAGGTTTCTCTAAAGCTGCTCGCGAAACAGGCATGCCAAAATCAACCATAAGTCGTAAGGTTGCTCAACTCGAAGAGCAGCTTGGCGTACGTCTTTTACAGCGAGATACTCGAAATTTGAGTCTCACTCAGGTTGGTGCGCTTTTTTATCAGCACTGTACCAGTATTCGTGATGAAATAGAGGCTGCCAAGGCGACCATAGAAAATACGCATAATGATGTTTCTGGCTCCCTACGGATCGCAATACCGGTATCATTTAGCCAGAAGATCATTGCCAACCTCTGTTCCAGTTTTATGCGCCTCTACCCCAACATCGAACTCGATATTCAATTTACCGACAGTGAAGTGGGTTTGGTCGGTGAAGGTTACGATATCGCCATCAAGTATGGTCCATTGCAGTCATCTGACTTAGTCGCACGTTTACTCTTTGAAAGACAGCCAATATTGGTGGCTAGCCCGGGATACCTAAAAACTAATGGTACCCCTGCGACTCCAAAGGAGCTAATTGCTCATAGTGGCATACTCTTAGGCACCTCTCGCTCTGCCCCCATTTGGCCCCTAGGCAAAGGAGCGAAGAAAACCATGGTGTCGTTTAAGCGAAAAGTGCGGGTCAACAGCGCCATCATGGTGAAACAGCTCGCTCAGGACGATTTTGGTATCGCCATGCTGTCCAATTCAGTGTGTAAAAATGAATTAGCCAGCGGTACCTTAGTGCCCATTTTGCAAGAGTGGCCTATCGAAGCCTTTAAAGTCTACGGTGTTTACTCCAGCCGCAGACAACTTGCCACCAACATCAGTGTCTTTCTGGACTTTTTTACCAAGCGATTCAGTAGCCATGAATCGATACAGTCGCTGAGAATGTAG
- a CDS encoding endonuclease, producing the protein MLSLFASPLLLASSSHPTSFSQAKRLAKEIYSSQLPHTSFYCGCDIKIEGKKWNPDLQSCGYQVRKQQKRASRIEWEHVVPAWELGHQRQCWQDGGRKNCGKNDKKFRKMEADLHNLVPAVGEVNGDRSNYRFSQWNATPQQYGQCAMVVDFKSRKVEPPSYTRGRIARTYLYMQHAYGLKIAKSQLKLFKAWDKTYPVDTIECKRDQAIARTQGNHNPYVKDRCDSIVVTSQIAE; encoded by the coding sequence GTGTTAAGCTTGTTTGCATCACCACTTTTACTTGCCTCTTCGTCTCACCCCACCAGCTTTAGCCAGGCCAAGCGCCTAGCCAAAGAGATCTATAGCAGTCAATTACCCCACACTAGCTTCTATTGTGGCTGTGACATTAAGATTGAAGGCAAGAAGTGGAACCCAGATTTACAAAGTTGTGGTTATCAAGTGAGAAAACAACAAAAGCGCGCCAGCAGAATTGAATGGGAACATGTCGTCCCCGCCTGGGAGCTAGGCCACCAAAGACAGTGCTGGCAAGATGGAGGACGTAAGAACTGCGGCAAAAATGACAAAAAGTTCAGAAAGATGGAGGCTGATCTGCATAACTTGGTACCCGCTGTAGGTGAAGTCAATGGAGACAGGAGTAACTATCGTTTCAGTCAATGGAATGCAACACCACAACAATATGGCCAATGCGCTATGGTGGTTGACTTTAAATCACGAAAGGTCGAGCCTCCAAGCTACACAAGAGGCCGTATCGCCCGCACTTACCTTTATATGCAGCATGCATACGGGTTGAAAATAGCCAAAAGCCAATTAAAACTGTTCAAAGCATGGGATAAAACTTATCCAGTTGATACTATCGAGTGCAAGCGAGACCAAGCTATCGCCCGGACTCAGGGAAATCATAACCCTTATGTCAAAGATAGATGTGACTCGATAGTGGTAACTAGCCAAATAGCAGAGTAA
- a CDS encoding SprT family zinc-dependent metalloprotease, translated as MFNFFRSPKVPPSAPIKPDSAKKLTSKGSIKIIKQTNEQIQIIERIEQAYCLAEAFFNRSFTRPEIGFKLRGKSAGTAHLQENRLRFNPVLLTENIEIFHQEVVPHEICHLIAYQLYGRVKPHGREWQGLMAQVFKLKPSTTHSLNVSSVKGKSFSYSCGCGPISLTIRRHNKVVRGETKYRCRRCKQELTKEN; from the coding sequence ATGTTCAACTTCTTTCGCTCACCCAAAGTCCCCCCAAGCGCACCTATTAAGCCTGACTCGGCGAAAAAATTAACAAGCAAAGGTTCAATCAAGATAATTAAGCAGACGAATGAGCAAATACAGATTATTGAGCGAATCGAGCAAGCATATTGCCTTGCTGAGGCTTTTTTTAACCGCTCATTTACCAGACCTGAGATAGGCTTCAAGCTTAGAGGAAAGAGCGCTGGAACCGCCCATCTTCAGGAGAACCGTCTCAGGTTTAATCCTGTGCTGCTTACCGAAAACATTGAAATATTTCATCAGGAAGTGGTCCCCCATGAGATCTGTCACCTCATTGCCTATCAGCTATATGGCAGAGTTAAGCCACACGGGCGAGAATGGCAAGGCCTTATGGCTCAGGTTTTCAAACTTAAACCCAGTACCACTCATAGCTTAAATGTGAGCTCAGTTAAAGGTAAATCCTTCTCATATTCCTGTGGTTGTGGTCCCATCTCCCTCACTATTAGACGCCATAATAAAGTCGTCAGGGGCGAGACTAAGTACCGTTGCCGCCGATGTAAGCAGGAGCTGACAAAAGAAAATTAA